The Spinacia oleracea cultivar Varoflay chromosome 2, BTI_SOV_V1, whole genome shotgun sequence DNA segment gaaaactttacattcatgaaattgaaaattgtgGTTAAAGACAAGGAATAGAATTATGTAATTGTAAATGATTAAATTTGATCTTGCCTATGGTGGTTGGAGGGGGCAGTGATTTATCTTGTCTTagaggaaaagaaaggaaaagctTTTACAAAAAGTTGAGGAGTACTAGATTTGCATGTGCACAGATTTAAGTAGGGAAAGCTTGGAGCCTCGGTTAATTTATACAGTGTATTATTATTGGATAAATCGGATAGATTGTTAAGGTTTTACGACCACAAAAGGAGTCATGGACCATTGCGTCATACGTTAGGTGCTCCATGGAGTCATGGACCATGGTAACTAGGAATTGTAACGTAGGAGCCTTGGAAAATATTATGCCATTCTtagaatgctcaaactcagttACAAATGTTAGTCTTTTTCTATGGTAATGACTTATGTGTGACCAATGTCATGATCAAGACACGTAGACAAAGATACGTTCCTTCAACTTGTTATGAATATAAATAGGGGATTTTTATTCGACGCCCTATTCGGTTAAAAAGCGCCCTAATTTATTGCGTGAAAGTACGAAATTACCCTCCCCTTCACCTTCACCTTCATCTCTGCTCTTCCCCTCCCTCCATCCTTCACGCCGGCCACTTATTCCGGCCAACCAGTCCCTTCACACTCGTGCTTTCTTTGCGCCGCCCCCTCCCCCGCCGCACTCCCCTGCCCACCTCTATTTTCCGTTCAAGTAATTTGCGCCCCCCCTCGCCGCACTCCCCTGTAACTGCGTTCATAGTTTTCTAGGCTTAATCTCTCCTGGGTTTTGGAAGCATCGACGCctcatcctcctcctcctccattaGCGCTGCCGTGGTAGGTgtattgagttttttttttttgaatttaagGTCGCGCACAGCTTTTGCGAGGGGTTCCATGGCTGCCGCGCACAGGTTGTGCGCCGATGACACGACGGTCGCGCAAATCTTGTGCGTGATTTCTATGTCGCCGGCGCACAACCTGTGCGCAGCCGCCTTGTCAGCCCCGCAATGGTTGTGCGCGGGATAAAGCACAACAACCCTTTGATTTTTTTGTCGTTTAATTATTTGCCGGAAGTTATGGTTTAGGGGAGGGGGAACATGCTGCCGATTGGGGAGGGGGTGGGTGGGGAATTAAGGGAGGGGGAACAAACTGTCGGTGGGGGAGGGGGTGATGGTGTGAAGGGAATATGATGGTAGTTGGCCGGAGGTACTAGCAAGCTACCAGAAGGAGGAGGAACGACGTTAAAGTTTGGTGAATATGGAAGGGAGGTTAATTTGTTTAAGGGTAAAAACGTACTTTCCCGATAAAAATACGGGCGATTTTAACGTACACGGGCGTCGAATAACGATACACTataaatatacgaagtatatacgagatcgttttaaaaaaaaattcaaaaaaatgtaCCCACTACCCAATACCCATGACCCGAAATAAAGAGACAGAGATCTTATGATATGGGCAGCCTtcaatgaattgttgtttttttcttctttttaaccttcaaattgaagaagagTTTTACTCTATGGGACTAGTACTTGATGAATAATCTTAGACTCAAAGATTTACTGGCTGGCATTGGCCTTCTTAATTCATTGCACAGACCCACCACTGCAGACTTGTATTTAAAACTTACtacaattgttttttttttggcagttCTTACTACATTTGTTAGGGGCATCAAATCATTAATTTGTATTGTTCATAATTGATGGAATAGAATGATATTGCCTTAATGATAAGGGAAGCAACCAAGAGGTGTTTTGGGACATAATGTGGGTAGTTTTTATATTAGTGGAAACTTTGGACTGTTGTGCCCAATTGCTAATTCTTTGCACTCCCTAGTGAGTTTTACATAACTGTACATTACTCACTGAATCGTTTTCCAGATAAGATCATAACTTCACAAGAGATTCCTTGTTGTATTCTCTCATAAGAAATGACAGTTTTTTTTACCATAGAGAAGTAACAGTCATTTTGTGTTCTTTACTTCCAATGTTAAGTCGGTGAAGGGCACGAAACACGACTACACGAGGTTTAAGGACGGAAAAGTACAAAGAACAGTGGCCAAAAGTTATACGTTAACTTTGAGCTATGTAATCTTTATAGGCAAATGATAACCTTAATAAGTTGCTAAAAGAGTAAAAAAATTGGGAAGAataaaaggggggggggggggggggggggggatgggAGGAAATGAAGCCCGTATTTTAAGGTAAACAAAACCAGTGCTTTAAAAAGTTGCATAACATTGATATTAAATTAAACCTGGCATATAGCATGAGCTCAGAATGATTTCACTGCATCATTTAGCCTGCAACCCAGAACCCAAACCTGGGAGTATCTTAAATAGTTTTGACCAGTCATTCTTGCTCTGTTCTTGAAAGCCACCCATTAGGGTTTTGTTTTGTATTTTATGCtcattaattaatattattggtccttcattttgttttttttgggtgtttttAAGTGTAGAAAGGACTGATGCAGCTCCGTGGACCGCTCGTCGGGACTAATAGGTGGTTATGCATGATATAACCGTTTGTATATTGCAAAATACTTCGGATAACCAAAAGGTATTTTTTGCTCAATCTCATTTATTCTTCTGATTGAGCAAAAATATAGTTTTGTTGTATCTTGGTTTACAACTGATTGTATAATAAAAATTGCGGAAACGGCCAACAGTGATACAATTGCTGTCAAGTTTACTACTCCAGTACAGGAGTACTTGGTTGGGGGTCATTTGTCATCAAATAAGTCCTCCAAAACTTGGGACAGCTTGCCAACATGCAACGTTCTTCGATGACCCCGCACCCCTATGCCTACTGCCTAGGCCTACTTCTACCTCTCTCACTCATTCATCCATTTATGTACCCATGTGTTGGTTTTTTTAAGTAAATATTCATGTGTTCTGTGGGTGAAATATTGCCTACTTCTTTCCCCTGTTCCACAGCACGTGATGCCATGAGAGGGCTTACCAGAATTGGAGAGGCGCTTTTTAGCTCTTTTTCCCACTCCTCATCATTTATTTGGGGTTTTGCTATACGTGGCCGTAAGAACGGCATAAAGTACTCGTATAGTCGTATTACTAAATTAGTACGGAGTAACAACTACGGTATTTCTAATCATTTCACGTAATACCGAATAGTGTTAGTATTAGAGTAATGCTTGTTGAATGTTTAATATTTCTACTTTCTACTACTTATATCTAATCTTTATGGCGAGTAGAGATTAAGCATGTTCATTTGTTTTTCACTTTGTACAAGTAGCTTGAGCAATGAGGTAAAGCTGAATAGCTGATAACATATAAACATAGGTTCCCCACTAGTGCAACTGCCTTGATTCCTGTGCATGTTACTCCATCTCTTTCCCTGTATTAGTTTTACACTTTACCCTCCCTCTCTTATGATCTGTTATTATTCTCTCTCTCTATCTATATCTCTCTCTTCTCACTCTCACATCTTTAAATTCTCGATCTTATCAATGAGCTTGCTCTCTATAAGTCGCAACCTTCAATGCCTGCCTTTATTTATTCTCATTATCCTTTTCCCCAGAATAAGAAACTAAATTAAAGAAAGAGGATCTCCAGTACTTTTTTGTATTATTGTTGCTGAGAACTCTGGAATCTAGACTTttttgtttatgaaattaaagcatactattaatgttattattatattagttgCAAGTAAATGACGCACCCCTCTGACACCCACCACGCTCATACCCACTAAAAATCTCTCACCTTTCCCAGTGAATTATTTTTGCTATTCAACCTCTTTACAAGTCTTTTTCCCTCCCTTAACTAGTTAACTGTCATTATTTGAGTAGAACTGTTTTCCCTCCCTTCCCTCTGCATTCCCACATTATTTTATTAGCCAAATAAATATTGAAGGAATTTTATGTAGATTTGATTTGGGGGGGTAAAACTATAGGTAGATTTTGGGTGAATTTAAGATCTGAATGTAATGATCCATGGGGAAGAAAGGTGGTAGTTCTTGGTTGACTGCTGTAAAGAGGGCTTTTAGATCTCCTACTAAAGAGACTCATGACAAAGTTAGAAATTGCAGAAGAAAAGAAGATCATCATCAAACTCCTATAGCAGAGGACCAAGATGATGAAAAGGTCCTTTTATTGCGTCTtctaatttaaatattataaaGTTCAAATATTTTCTGCAAAATTAGCTTGTGGGTTTTAAtggtgtttttattttttttggggtTCTGTTAcagaagaaagagaaaaggagatGGCTTTTTAAGAAGGcaacaaatcaacaaaactcaCCATCAGTTACAGCTGTGGAGCAGAGCCCACATGTAAAGAGTGGTAGTAGTGGTGGTGGTCCTGTTGTTAGTGCAGCAGCCACAGGAAGTGATGTGTCCGAGCAGAGGCACGCTATCGCGGTGGCAGTGGCTACAGCTGCTGCCGCCGAAGCCGCTGTTGCCACCGCACATGCTGCAATGGAGGTGGCTAGGCTTACACATACATCACCCACCAATAATATTGACAACCGCAGAGAAGATTTTGCAGCTATTCTCATTCAGACTGCCTTCAGAGGATATTTGGTAAGCACTGCTTTTCTTTCTTGTACATCAAACTTGACAAAAGCATGATTAATTGAATGGGTTGTTTGGGTTTTGGTGTGAAAGGCTAGGAGGGCACTGAGAGCACTAAAAGGGTTGGTAAAGTTGCAAGCTTTAGTGCGAGGACATAATGTAAGAAAACAAGCGAAGATGACATTGAAATGCATGCAAGCTCTGGTTAGAGTTCAATCCAGGGTGCTTGATCAGCGCATGAGATTATCTCATGAAGGTAGCAGGAAATCTACTTTCAGTGATACCGCTAGTGTTGTGGATTCCCGCTATCTCCAGGATATAGCAGAGAGAAGATCACTTGTAAGCCtcattttcttctttctttgatttaaattaaattaaattgatggATATATACTAGTATATTAATTAATTGGATCATATATATAATGCAACACAGTCACATTCAAGAGAGCCAAGCAGTTTAGCAGATGATTGGGATGAAAGACCACACACTATTGAGGAAGTCAAAGCTATGTTACAGAGTAGAAAAGATGCTGCTCTTAAACGAGAGAAGAATCTCTCCCATGCTTTCTCTCATCAGGTaatcctcctctcctctccacCCCCCTCTTTCTGTGTCTGTGTGTGTGTATTTGTGAGCTTATTTGTGTTCGTCATGAAAAAAAGATGTGGAGAAGCGATAGGAGTTCAGTGGGAGAAGAAGAGTTGGAGGAGAAACCAAGATGGTTAGACAGATGGATGGCCTCTAAACAGTGGGATTCCAGCATTACCCCTTCCCCTTCCCCTGCAGTTAGAGCTAGAGCTTCAGCTGATCATAGAGACTCAATCAAAACCGTTGAAATTGACACCTCACAGCCTTATTCTTACTTGCCTTCTAACTTCAGAAGATCAGTTACTTCAACTTCAGCTAGCCATTACCATGCTCAACACCACAGTCAACGCCCATCCTCACCCCTCCACACTAGggctcaccaccaccaccaccagcatCAACATCCACCATCGACCACTCCCTCTCCGTCACGGGCACGGCCTATCCAGGTGCGGTCCGCTAGCCCACGGTGCATCAAAGAAGATAGAAGCTACAACAACAGTCAAGTATCCCAAACACCAAGCTTGAGATCAAATTACTTTTATAATGGCAACCTTCAAACCAACCCCAAGGTAGTAGCTGCCACTGCTACCACCGGCTCTAGCAGTGGAGGACCAAAGCCTAATTACATGGCTGCCACTGAATCCGCTAAGGCGAGACTCCGGTCTCAAAGCGCACCGAGACATCGGCCTTCAACACCAGAGCGGGACCGACCTGGAACTGGTGCCGGGGTCGGTGCCAGCGTGAAGAAGAGGCTGTCATACCCTAATCCTGATCCATATAGTGGAATGGGGTATGGAAACTATAATTTGAGGAGCCCAAGTTTTAAAAGTGTGAATGGTGTACAATTGGGTATGATGGAGCAACAGTCAGTGTATTCATCATGTTGTACGGATAGCCTTGGAGGTGAGATTTCACCTTCTTCAACTAGTGATCTTAGAAGGTGGTTGAGATAATTTGATTTTTCATTGATTGTTTTAGGTGGTGTTCAATTTGCTGCTAACTTTGCTTGACAGTGAAAGTCAGGGTGGGGAGAGAGGGACTGTGAAATGTGAATCCAATGATTTGATATTGTTAGTTGGTTCATAAATGTTTTTTAGTTTCTAGTGATTTGGTTTTCTGAATTAATTGTGTATTATCCCATGTAATCATATAATTTGTGACTGTCTAAATGCTGTTCTAATTCAGCAATTTGCCCTGtttcttttaaattaaattgtaAATTGCATCGACGTGGAATTCTCAAAACCAGATGTTTTATCCCATTATCCAGGGTAGCATAACACTTGTATACTATATGGTTCTTGTCTTCTCTACAATGGTAGTGATTCGCCCAGCTAAGTACAGAGTAGCTAACAAAGCAAGACTGTCTAAAATCCTATTTCTCGATCTGAATCCAAACTTCATTTTGTTGATCCACATTGAAATTGGAGTAACACAATCTGAATTGATGATGTAAAACTTATAACGTAACCGATAATTTCAAGTTTTTACAGTAAGCAAACTCAACTGTAAATGAACTGACTACACTAGCAACCGGAAATAATACTCGTAAAAGTTGAATAAATTAGCTCTAGTTCGAATTCGACCGTTCTGAAAACATTGTTTTGTTGTCATAGTTTGCATCAAGGAGTTtgagattaaaaataaaatgtagTCCATGTTGATGATTATTGACCTTCAAAACATGGGACGTTTTCAAAGAATTTCACTGCTACTTGTAGATTATTTTCAGTGTTTATACAGAAAATAGAAAGGCTACAGAGAAAGACTAGCACAAATCAGAAATAATTATTTCACTGAAAATAACAAAAGAATACAGAAATTGTTGAAATTCATACTTGACCAGTCAGACTACATACTGATTACTGACTAAACAACTGACTAGTTTTGTTATCCTCATCATGAAAATATATACTTTACGCACATGAAGAGTCTCCATTTGTCAAGAACAACAAAATTCAACTGACAAACTAACATTACATGTTTTTTTTAACAATGAAAACGGCTCCGGCCGTTAGTTTCTAACTATAATCCCATattacatatattttttttcttgattaGGAAAGAAAACTCAATCGGATCATATAAACTAATCATTTTGAATAACCGGATGAGTAATACAAAAACTCCAAGACAATTCTACAAAGATTAGAGAGTCCATTATAACACACACTCTACTCGGTACTTccattgcaaatttgtaatctAAACACAACTTGATATTATATTCTTAgtatccttcaaaaaaaaaatattatatttttaataacagATTAATAGTAGCATAATCTGTTTCCCGAAATTTGAGGTAGTCATGTCAAAATGTGTTGGAATATTTGGATTTTAACCCATTTGCAGAGGATCAGATATTTAAGATTAGACTGTTGGATTCTTGGATGTTGCAGAGATAGAATATGGGCTAAGCCTTCAAGGTTTTGGGCTTACAGCCCATCACCctcttgttttttcatttcgTTGTTCTATTACTTCCGTATTCCAATGTACTCTggcatattttttttgttacttATTATTACAGGTTAGTAAGTTCAGTTGTTCGGGTCATTACTTCAGCCACTCCCAAGTCCAAATCAACTCTACCCATTCGTTCTGCCTGAATAGCGGAGCAGTAAACTGGAAAAGTGTTAATGAACTTCTACATACTTGCTTGTTTTCATTATGTTATACTCCGTACTTCGCTTGAGAAATACttcctccttttctttttgttctttacgttttcctttttggttgtTTTAAAATGTTCTTTGCATTTCCTTTTATAGTATCACATAAATACTTTacgacaacttttgtgtaagac contains these protein-coding regions:
- the LOC110782170 gene encoding protein IQ-DOMAIN 17, whose protein sequence is MGKKGGSSWLTAVKRAFRSPTKETHDKVRNCRRKEDHHQTPIAEDQDDEKKKEKRRWLFKKATNQQNSPSVTAVEQSPHVKSGSSGGGPVVSAAATGSDVSEQRHAIAVAVATAAAAEAAVATAHAAMEVARLTHTSPTNNIDNRREDFAAILIQTAFRGYLARRALRALKGLVKLQALVRGHNVRKQAKMTLKCMQALVRVQSRVLDQRMRLSHEGSRKSTFSDTASVVDSRYLQDIAERRSLSHSREPSSLADDWDERPHTIEEVKAMLQSRKDAALKREKNLSHAFSHQMWRSDRSSVGEEELEEKPRWLDRWMASKQWDSSITPSPSPAVRARASADHRDSIKTVEIDTSQPYSYLPSNFRRSVTSTSASHYHAQHHSQRPSSPLHTRAHHHHHQHQHPPSTTPSPSRARPIQVRSASPRCIKEDRSYNNSQVSQTPSLRSNYFYNGNLQTNPKVVAATATTGSSSGGPKPNYMAATESAKARLRSQSAPRHRPSTPERDRPGTGAGVGASVKKRLSYPNPDPYSGMGYGNYNLRSPSFKSVNGVQLGMMEQQSVYSSCCTDSLGGEISPSSTSDLRRWLR